A window from Candidatus Nitrospira neomarina encodes these proteins:
- a CDS encoding TolC family protein, producing MARPLVILLGLLGILELLAPLLRAAPGPDVTPTPNQQSRSLHLETVLTLVETQHPLLHGSRTEKLEAQGKLLKAMGAFEPTLVNDWELERLVKDGQTKSVGFNDTLIQARHPWGIQGFAGWRTGIGDVEVADLGVQRTNQPLLGIVLPLLRGLGTNPERGELEKSKLAEQEATLNIQQTRQDLYLGAATQFWKWVGSGKIVVLQQEALDVAKARLQQLTRQAAAGAVAEFDVTEAHQEVQRRLENLIKSKREAEQEQFKLSLFTWNNNALLSFDRYSIPEFPAFNASSQQAGGDPETELAQQRRPEILQVSLEAARNNIDLGVAKNNLLPDLRAEAEPTRKPGEFVLGLGYRFGVQLSFPFLQQDATGQKLQLEAKAERLVWLQRYRVQQVALDIENARSALDRAKERIEAASQSLAYARSLVKGERKRFQMGATNLLFVNLRERNVIEAQIIHIQAQAEYQQAKAFYSWAIGEWTQPVT from the coding sequence ATGGCAAGACCACTTGTAATCCTGTTAGGCCTCTTGGGGATTTTAGAACTGCTTGCGCCCCTTCTCCGGGCTGCTCCGGGACCGGACGTCACGCCTACGCCAAACCAGCAATCCCGATCGCTACATCTGGAAACCGTGCTCACACTCGTGGAAACCCAACATCCTCTTTTGCATGGAAGCCGGACGGAAAAACTGGAAGCGCAAGGCAAATTATTAAAAGCCATGGGAGCATTTGAACCGACCTTGGTCAATGATTGGGAATTGGAACGGCTCGTGAAAGACGGGCAGACCAAGAGTGTGGGGTTTAACGACACGCTGATCCAGGCCCGCCATCCCTGGGGAATTCAAGGGTTTGCAGGCTGGCGCACCGGTATCGGAGACGTAGAGGTGGCCGACCTTGGAGTTCAACGCACGAATCAACCTCTCCTCGGTATCGTTTTGCCTCTCCTTCGGGGCTTGGGAACCAACCCCGAACGGGGCGAATTGGAAAAATCCAAACTCGCCGAACAGGAAGCGACCCTGAACATTCAACAAACACGTCAGGACCTGTATTTGGGTGCGGCGACGCAATTTTGGAAATGGGTCGGGTCAGGGAAGATTGTGGTACTGCAGCAGGAAGCCTTGGACGTGGCCAAGGCCCGTCTGCAGCAACTCACCCGTCAGGCTGCGGCAGGGGCTGTCGCAGAATTTGACGTCACTGAAGCCCACCAGGAAGTCCAACGTCGATTGGAAAACCTCATTAAGTCCAAACGGGAAGCCGAACAGGAACAGTTCAAACTGTCCCTGTTTACCTGGAACAATAATGCCCTTCTCTCCTTCGACCGGTATTCGATCCCTGAATTCCCGGCGTTCAATGCGTCAAGCCAGCAGGCAGGAGGAGATCCCGAAACCGAGCTGGCCCAACAGCGCCGACCCGAAATTCTTCAAGTGTCCCTTGAAGCCGCACGTAACAACATTGATCTTGGCGTGGCCAAAAACAACTTGCTCCCTGATCTTCGTGCGGAAGCCGAACCCACACGCAAACCCGGAGAGTTTGTGCTGGGGCTGGGGTACCGATTTGGCGTGCAATTGAGTTTTCCATTTCTTCAACAGGACGCCACCGGCCAAAAGCTTCAATTAGAGGCCAAGGCTGAACGATTAGTGTGGCTACAACGGTATCGGGTACAGCAGGTGGCCCTGGATATCGAAAACGCCCGCTCGGCCCTGGACCGGGCGAAAGAGCGCATAGAGGCGGCATCTCAATCCCTCGCCTATGCCCGTTCCCTGGTGAAGGGTGAACGAAAGCGCTTTCAAATGGGTGCCACGAATCTACTGTTTGTCAATCTCCGGGAGCGCAATGTGATCGAAGCCCAAATCATTCACATTCAGGCACAGGCCGAATATCAACAAGCCAAAGCTTTTTATTCATGGGCTATCGGCGAATGGACGCAACCTGTAACCTGA
- a CDS encoding ATP-binding cassette domain-containing protein — translation MHNGSPHSERSLNQEVLQHVATFFRQERQILLTIIMYALAVGLFSLIVPVTVQELVNTFAFAIQPIMVVTLVSIMAGILLFVGIFKALQFFATDLLERRIFVRFTLAFARTLPSIQETQFRSEYASRFFEIIFMQRAVAALLVDLTNVAVGGVIGMTLLALYHPYFLFFDLLLLLAVGFIAILGHGGLQATLHMSEAKYDTYHWFQEIADNLSHFKSSLSRDLILQKADSLAHTYVNTRQARFRILVRQYIGSLLLQVILHTGLLGTAGWLMSQGQLTLGQLVAAEVIIATLLLNLESVIKRTYVIFYFLTALTEIHHIFSLPKDQRPTTQFVQLPATGSPQGLALSISHVRGLPPPWPPTLELNMDLAPSEKWAIVCVTESQRLTVSRLLAGLDHPPQGSIRYNGIDVRDLHPDDVNETRGLVLSRHMTLFEATLMENITLRRKNLATEDLLWVLDLVGLQEEIEHIPDGLQGMVQYGGKNFSPSQTIQILLARALIARPKLVIIDGGLHEIFASRRESILNAICDTKCPWTIVIVTTDSNIKKFVQHSIVLE, via the coding sequence ATGCACAATGGCTCTCCCCATTCCGAACGATCCTTGAATCAGGAAGTGCTTCAACATGTGGCGACCTTTTTCAGACAGGAACGCCAAATCCTGCTCACGATCATCATGTATGCCTTGGCCGTGGGCCTCTTTTCCTTGATTGTTCCTGTCACCGTACAGGAACTGGTGAATACCTTCGCTTTCGCCATTCAACCAATCATGGTGGTCACCTTGGTCAGTATCATGGCCGGTATTCTTTTATTTGTCGGGATTTTCAAAGCCCTTCAATTTTTCGCCACGGATCTTCTTGAACGCCGTATCTTTGTCCGGTTCACTCTGGCCTTTGCGCGAACCTTGCCATCGATTCAGGAAACTCAATTTCGGAGTGAATACGCCAGCCGGTTTTTTGAAATTATCTTTATGCAGCGAGCCGTCGCCGCGTTATTGGTGGATCTGACCAATGTGGCAGTCGGAGGAGTCATCGGCATGACCTTGCTCGCCTTGTATCACCCGTATTTTCTTTTCTTTGATCTTCTCCTCTTGCTCGCGGTGGGCTTCATTGCCATATTGGGGCACGGAGGACTCCAGGCTACCCTACACATGTCCGAGGCAAAATATGACACCTACCATTGGTTTCAGGAGATTGCCGACAACCTCAGCCATTTTAAATCCAGCCTGAGCCGCGACCTTATACTGCAAAAAGCCGATTCCCTGGCCCATACGTACGTCAATACCCGACAAGCGCGTTTTCGCATTCTTGTTCGACAATACATCGGATCCCTGCTCCTTCAGGTGATTCTGCACACCGGCCTGTTGGGCACGGCAGGCTGGTTGATGAGCCAGGGGCAACTGACGCTCGGTCAACTCGTCGCTGCGGAAGTCATTATTGCCACCCTCCTGTTAAATCTGGAATCGGTGATCAAACGCACGTATGTCATCTTTTATTTTTTAACGGCCTTGACCGAAATTCATCATATTTTTTCTCTCCCCAAGGATCAAAGACCGACAACTCAATTTGTCCAGCTTCCGGCCACTGGCTCACCACAAGGATTGGCACTTTCCATCTCCCATGTACGGGGCCTGCCCCCCCCATGGCCACCTACGCTGGAACTTAACATGGACCTTGCCCCGAGTGAAAAATGGGCCATCGTCTGTGTCACGGAATCCCAACGGCTGACAGTGTCCAGGCTGCTGGCCGGATTGGATCATCCACCGCAAGGATCCATCCGGTACAATGGCATCGATGTCCGGGATCTCCACCCCGATGACGTCAATGAAACCCGCGGCCTCGTCTTGAGTCGACATATGACCCTCTTTGAGGCCACCCTGATGGAAAATATCACCCTGAGACGAAAAAATCTGGCCACAGAAGATTTGTTGTGGGTTTTGGATTTGGTGGGCTTACAGGAGGAAATCGAACACATTCCTGACGGATTACAAGGTATGGTTCAGTACGGCGGAAAAAACTTTTCTCCAAGTCAAACGATTCAAATTTTATTGGCCCGTGCCCTGATCGCCCGTCCGAAATTGGTCATTATCGATGGGGGTCTTCATGAAATTTTTGCTTCCCGGAGGGAGTCAATTCTGAACGCGATTTGCGACACGAAATGTCCTTGGACCATTGTTATCGTTACTACCGATTCCAATATTAAAAAATTTGTGCAGCACAGTATTGTATTGGAATAA
- a CDS encoding thioredoxin family protein yields the protein MIANIEDREFDGIIERSTVPVLVEFWQPGCGHCHALAKELEHIQEDLGKRLLILAMNVQENFLIPGELEIQSLPTLALFVNGEFKQFIGGVGKKDQILEQVFPWLEDSHPG from the coding sequence ATGATTGCAAACATTGAAGACCGCGAATTTGATGGGATAATCGAAAGGTCGACCGTGCCGGTTTTGGTGGAATTTTGGCAACCAGGCTGTGGACATTGCCACGCTCTGGCCAAAGAATTGGAGCACATCCAGGAAGATCTTGGGAAACGCCTTCTCATTCTCGCAATGAACGTTCAGGAGAATTTCCTCATTCCCGGCGAATTAGAGATTCAATCTCTTCCCACCTTAGCCCTATTTGTGAATGGGGAATTCAAGCAATTCATTGGTGGAGTCGGCAAGAAAGACCAGATCCTCGAGCAAGTCTTTCCTTGGCTTGAAGATTCACACCCGGGCTAA
- a CDS encoding glutathione peroxidase, which translates to MPYSNSFAPRYALLASLSGLIAFGGCGQDYTTSLGEAVANEPPPQVSPSDQQSSTFDITKTKRAAQLYDFTMEDIENKPRSLNEFKGQVVMIVNTASFCGNTPQYAGLQTLYERYRDQGFTILAFPANDFGKQEPGDNKEIAEFCYTKYSLEFPLFSKITVLGEQKHPLYRYLTEDTNFKGEITWNFQKFLINRKGTVIARYDPRQKPLSPAIVNDIENTLQSS; encoded by the coding sequence ATGCCATACTCCAATTCATTCGCTCCGCGTTATGCACTATTAGCCAGCTTGAGCGGTCTGATAGCCTTTGGCGGATGTGGCCAAGACTATACCACCTCATTAGGGGAAGCCGTTGCCAATGAACCTCCACCTCAAGTAAGCCCTTCAGACCAACAATCATCAACATTTGATATCACAAAGACTAAGCGGGCAGCACAATTATACGACTTCACCATGGAAGATATTGAGAATAAACCACGCTCTCTCAACGAGTTCAAAGGACAGGTCGTTATGATCGTAAATACGGCAAGCTTTTGTGGAAATACGCCGCAATACGCCGGACTGCAAACGTTATATGAACGTTACCGTGATCAGGGATTTACGATTCTGGCCTTTCCCGCGAATGACTTTGGCAAACAGGAACCTGGAGACAACAAGGAAATCGCGGAATTTTGCTATACAAAGTATTCCTTGGAATTTCCGTTGTTTAGCAAAATCACTGTGCTGGGAGAACAGAAGCATCCCCTCTATCGTTATCTCACCGAAGACACCAACTTTAAAGGTGAGATCACATGGAATTTTCAAAAATTCCTTATCAACCGAAAAGGAACTGTCATTGCCCGGTATGATCCTCGACAGAAGCCACTGTCGCCAGCAATCGTGAACGATATAGAAAACACCTTACAATCTTCTTAA
- a CDS encoding CpsD/CapB family tyrosine-protein kinase: MSKIYDALQIAYGEKLATGNETKKEPIEVPSVSIPSPSLLQVRNTTSCPRLYNESELMVMAQNIAALLPSPDKNVIQFIGSRRGEGTSTLVREFALVSSQHSNKPVLLVEADLMQPCQYQAFGIEAKTPLDHVLKDGKALEGVVSQVEQSNLFLATLSSKVQSALTTRTFYNPTDMWKIVREQFSLILIDSSPANVTADSLALCETVDGIVLVVEAERTRSAVAKKVRDQILMQEGNLLGMVFTKRHLYIPESLYKFI, from the coding sequence ATGAGTAAAATTTACGATGCTCTGCAGATTGCGTATGGAGAAAAGCTGGCTACCGGCAATGAAACAAAAAAGGAGCCAATTGAAGTTCCTTCTGTGTCGATCCCGTCTCCTTCTTTATTACAAGTTAGAAATACCACGTCTTGTCCAAGGCTTTATAACGAATCCGAATTGATGGTCATGGCACAAAATATTGCTGCACTACTTCCAAGTCCTGACAAAAACGTCATTCAGTTTATCGGGTCAAGAAGGGGAGAAGGCACCTCCACCCTCGTTCGGGAATTTGCTCTGGTTTCCTCTCAGCACAGCAATAAGCCGGTTCTTCTTGTCGAAGCTGATCTTATGCAGCCTTGTCAGTATCAGGCATTCGGGATCGAAGCTAAAACCCCTTTGGATCATGTATTAAAAGATGGGAAAGCGCTTGAGGGTGTCGTTTCTCAGGTTGAACAATCAAATCTTTTTCTAGCTACATTATCTTCTAAAGTTCAGTCGGCTCTTACGACACGCACTTTTTACAATCCTACTGATATGTGGAAAATTGTTCGTGAACAGTTTTCCCTCATACTCATAGATTCTTCTCCGGCCAATGTCACAGCAGATAGTTTGGCACTTTGTGAAACGGTTGATGGTATTGTGCTGGTAGTTGAAGCCGAACGAACCCGTTCAGCTGTCGCAAAAAAAGTCAGAGATCAGATTCTTATGCAGGAAGGAAATCTTCTTGGCATGGTATTTACGAAAAGGCATTTATATATCCCAGAATCTCTTTATAAATTCATCTAG
- a CDS encoding AAA family ATPase, whose translation MGAIIYGIERRKGFVAIYGEVGVGKTTIIRAYLEKTSDRKQKTVYILNPVLSFHGLLTDIFRSLDLVPSQDDSAEMVNQLQEALIQEYRSDSTVVLVIDEAQNMPVKTLEQLRLLSNLETSTDKLIQIVLIGQPELTTLLNHPTLKSLNQRIALRATIQPLQPKESQAYIEHRIALSSSTGTPLFTQGAMKLIIREAQGIPRRINILCDNALITGYGRQQKPVSVSEVREILADMEGSRSSYLVKWAVGVAVVILLAIGAFLLSPIFLPGNVGVSQIGLSERDSQNARATSSEKMSQENIGQLEEQSIPMASSVSQIERPISHADEGRVDSGMTKKSVEKVIGTSKSDGTLRDHREVPSKPSQGSSITRSVKEGDNLSQIANEAYGSSSRQYVEWLRRHNPQISDPDIILPGQKIVLPEYVKE comes from the coding sequence ATGGGGGCTATTATTTATGGAATTGAGAGAAGAAAAGGTTTTGTCGCCATTTATGGCGAGGTCGGCGTAGGAAAAACGACGATTATTCGTGCGTATCTTGAAAAGACGAGTGACCGAAAACAAAAAACAGTCTACATTCTTAATCCAGTTTTGTCATTTCATGGGCTTCTGACCGACATATTTCGAAGCCTTGACCTTGTTCCGTCTCAGGATGATTCGGCGGAGATGGTCAATCAACTTCAGGAAGCATTGATTCAGGAATACCGGTCGGACAGCACGGTGGTGCTGGTCATTGACGAAGCTCAAAATATGCCGGTTAAAACATTGGAGCAGTTACGGCTGCTCTCTAATTTGGAAACATCCACAGACAAGCTCATCCAAATTGTTTTAATCGGGCAGCCAGAATTAACAACATTACTGAATCATCCTACCTTGAAGTCTTTGAACCAGCGCATTGCCCTTCGTGCAACGATACAGCCGTTGCAGCCGAAAGAGAGCCAAGCTTATATTGAACATCGGATTGCACTGTCTTCATCCACCGGTACGCCTTTATTTACGCAAGGAGCCATGAAACTGATTATTCGCGAGGCTCAGGGCATTCCACGAAGAATTAATATTCTTTGCGATAACGCCCTGATCACTGGATATGGCAGGCAACAAAAACCCGTTTCTGTAAGCGAGGTGCGGGAAATCCTTGCTGACATGGAAGGTTCCCGTTCATCTTATCTTGTGAAGTGGGCGGTCGGTGTTGCGGTGGTCATACTTTTGGCAATTGGGGCTTTTTTATTAAGCCCGATATTCCTTCCTGGAAACGTGGGAGTATCCCAAATAGGCCTGAGCGAACGTGACAGCCAGAATGCGAGGGCGACCTCCTCTGAAAAAATGTCTCAGGAAAACATAGGTCAACTTGAAGAGCAGTCTATCCCTATGGCGTCATCTGTCTCTCAAATTGAAAGACCCATTTCTCATGCGGATGAAGGAAGAGTGGATTCCGGTATGACGAAAAAATCCGTCGAAAAGGTAATAGGAACCTCCAAGTCTGATGGTACACTCAGGGATCACAGGGAAGTACCTTCAAAGCCAAGCCAGGGTTCATCAATTACCAGGTCGGTCAAGGAAGGGGATAATCTGAGTCAAATTGCCAATGAAGCCTATGGGTCCTCAAGCCGGCAGTATGTGGAATGGCTCCGTCGGCATAACCCACAAATCAGCGATCCGGATATTATTCTTCCAGGTCAAAAAATAGTGTTACCTGAGTACGTGAAAGAGTAA
- a CDS encoding GumC family protein, which produces MEPEVYAADEGLPYPLGSVRDILTALFKHKNKVLTIFLLVFGIIAGYVFTLVPLYEAKTSLLLKVGREHVFRPEVGKEGQFVKYNEEAALQSEMEIISSRDLIRRVVSTLGVEKVYPEFLDPSLEIHDPLEKGVSTFMKNLLPAPVKGSSVLEISYLNPRPKVAAEALNLLVDLLKEKHLQVFSDPKASFLTKQLHTYQEKLEQAEANLQAFKHRHDLSSPLVEQQRRLLDQRAALDGEYKTTKNKLQGLVGKIASLDAQMKTILENISVSTVEEGGNLDKAKAELFDLKREEQKLLTKYTETSFPVLNLRREIDQVEQFIRAEQKNERANTIASGKKAMYSELEKERLGAVSESTTLQASSQVIALQIEDLDQKIQRLDELNKELIVLERQRAADEQNYNLYLTRVEEANVSEEMDRLKMANISVIQRAEVPGGPAGRSPILLVTLGAILGIFAGAGFGLLLEYFQGAYTRPEQAANDLNLPLLATFGQKL; this is translated from the coding sequence ATGGAACCTGAAGTTTATGCAGCGGATGAGGGTTTGCCTTACCCCTTGGGAAGTGTACGAGATATCCTGACCGCTCTTTTCAAGCATAAAAATAAGGTACTTACTATTTTCCTGTTGGTTTTTGGGATTATCGCAGGGTATGTCTTTACGTTGGTCCCTCTCTATGAGGCCAAAACGAGTCTGCTTTTGAAGGTTGGGAGGGAACATGTATTCCGTCCTGAAGTAGGAAAGGAAGGTCAATTTGTTAAATATAATGAGGAGGCCGCTCTTCAATCAGAAATGGAGATAATTTCTAGTAGAGACCTCATAAGAAGGGTCGTGAGTACTTTAGGTGTTGAAAAAGTCTATCCGGAATTTTTAGATCCTTCATTGGAGATTCATGACCCTTTAGAAAAGGGTGTTTCAACTTTTATGAAAAATCTATTACCCGCCCCGGTCAAGGGTTCAAGCGTGCTTGAAATATCATATTTGAATCCCCGACCTAAGGTAGCAGCTGAAGCACTCAATCTTCTTGTTGACTTATTGAAAGAGAAGCATCTTCAAGTGTTTAGCGATCCGAAGGCATCATTTTTAACCAAACAATTACATACCTACCAGGAGAAATTGGAACAGGCGGAGGCTAATCTTCAGGCTTTTAAGCATAGGCATGATCTTTCCTCCCCCCTTGTCGAACAACAACGCCGTCTTCTGGATCAGCGGGCCGCCCTGGATGGTGAATACAAGACTACCAAGAATAAGTTGCAAGGATTGGTAGGTAAAATTGCTTCACTTGATGCTCAGATGAAAACCATTTTGGAGAATATTTCTGTTTCCACGGTGGAAGAAGGGGGAAACCTGGACAAGGCCAAAGCGGAATTGTTTGATCTGAAGCGGGAAGAACAAAAACTTTTAACAAAATACACCGAAACTAGTTTTCCTGTGTTAAACCTTCGAAGAGAAATTGACCAGGTGGAACAGTTTATTCGTGCCGAACAGAAAAACGAGCGCGCCAATACCATAGCAAGTGGCAAGAAAGCGATGTACAGCGAGCTTGAAAAGGAGAGGCTGGGAGCCGTGTCTGAGTCAACGACCCTCCAGGCAAGCAGTCAGGTGATTGCTCTGCAAATCGAGGATCTTGACCAAAAAATCCAGAGGCTTGACGAATTAAATAAAGAACTGATTGTCCTGGAGCGGCAGAGAGCAGCAGATGAGCAAAATTACAATTTGTATCTTACTCGAGTAGAGGAAGCGAATGTATCGGAAGAAATGGACCGGCTCAAAATGGCCAACATCAGTGTGATCCAACGCGCTGAAGTTCCCGGGGGCCCTGCGGGACGTTCTCCAATATTGCTTGTAACTTTGGGAGCTATTTTGGGGATTTTTGCTGGAGCCGGATTTGGACTTCTCCTAGAGTACTTTCAAGGCGCCTATACTCGCCCGGAACAAGCGGCAAATGATTTAAACCTCCCCCTCCTGGCTACTTTCGGGCAAAAGCTGTAA
- a CDS encoding polysaccharide biosynthesis/export family protein, with product MSHLLEQRKSLDDALKQAENQVKGFQEKLAWVQGQISQIPEQIPLSSSASEQGIVGGAKNNLLSLQLKEQELLNKYTENNPHVQSIRKEMELINQFIKEQESQVSRSVSTGKNPLYLEMEMQLFHTQADLVSAEAQSGVIKQQIAEVDKELNRLRNLGPELDELRRQVTADERNYINYLTKVGKTPPQDYQIQVGDQLDIKFFFNPELNETVLVRPDGRIALQLVGEITVVGHTVEQIRAMLIKTYSGQLKNPEVAVLLRSTNVPGEDSGTTAAEGNFVGK from the coding sequence ATGAGTCATCTTCTTGAACAGCGTAAATCTTTGGACGATGCACTAAAGCAGGCCGAAAACCAAGTAAAGGGCTTTCAAGAGAAACTCGCTTGGGTGCAGGGTCAGATAAGCCAGATTCCGGAACAGATTCCTCTTTCAAGTTCGGCTTCAGAGCAAGGGATTGTTGGTGGGGCCAAGAATAATTTACTGAGCCTTCAATTAAAAGAACAGGAATTATTAAACAAATACACCGAGAATAACCCTCATGTTCAATCCATTCGAAAAGAAATGGAATTGATTAATCAGTTCATAAAGGAACAGGAATCTCAAGTGTCGCGCAGTGTCTCCACCGGCAAGAACCCGCTCTATCTTGAGATGGAAATGCAATTATTTCATACTCAAGCCGACCTCGTATCGGCTGAAGCCCAAAGTGGAGTGATTAAACAACAGATTGCTGAAGTGGATAAGGAACTGAATAGGCTGAGAAATTTGGGACCGGAACTCGATGAACTGCGGCGCCAAGTCACAGCAGATGAAAGAAATTACATAAATTACCTCACCAAAGTAGGGAAGACCCCACCGCAAGATTATCAAATTCAGGTTGGGGACCAGCTCGATATTAAATTCTTTTTTAATCCGGAACTCAATGAAACGGTTCTGGTTCGCCCTGATGGTCGTATCGCTTTGCAGTTGGTCGGTGAAATCACTGTTGTTGGACATACGGTGGAACAAATTCGAGCGATGTTAATCAAGACGTATTCCGGGCAACTCAAAAATCCTGAAGTAGCGGTCCTTCTTCGATCAACAAATGTGCCTGGAGAAGATTCCGGCACAACAGCAGCCGAAGGAAATTTTGTAGGGAAATAA
- a CDS encoding polysaccharide biosynthesis/export family protein: MKEFKRMRILIVVATFILLCGCNSGWKGMKTVDASSLEPNGYPALSGKTTNVERPSKVQGKEHEQISIDDPRYIIQPGDQLSIKFFFNPELNEEDLVVRPDGHISLQLVHEVKASDLTPAQLKGVLEKKYVGQLKNPEIAVIVRSIREPYRIYVDGEVKTPGEYEMVGSLSVLQAIARAGGMKEDTAKKSDVKVIREDQDGQRFVINVDLDGALNGGDLSQDIRLLPSDMVYVPRSFW; this comes from the coding sequence ATGAAGGAATTTAAGAGGATGAGAATTTTAATTGTTGTAGCGACATTTATTCTTCTATGTGGGTGTAATTCAGGATGGAAGGGAATGAAAACCGTTGATGCTTCAAGTTTGGAACCCAATGGTTATCCTGCTCTTTCTGGAAAAACTACGAATGTTGAACGTCCCTCTAAGGTTCAGGGGAAAGAGCATGAACAAATTAGCATTGATGATCCGCGTTATATCATTCAACCAGGCGACCAATTAAGCATAAAATTCTTTTTTAATCCAGAGTTAAACGAAGAAGACTTAGTTGTGCGGCCTGATGGACATATTTCCCTCCAATTGGTGCATGAAGTCAAGGCATCAGATCTGACGCCCGCGCAGCTCAAAGGCGTTTTGGAAAAAAAATATGTTGGGCAACTAAAAAATCCCGAGATTGCCGTCATTGTTCGTTCAATTCGAGAGCCTTATAGAATCTATGTCGATGGAGAAGTCAAGACACCGGGGGAATATGAAATGGTGGGGTCGCTAAGTGTATTGCAAGCAATTGCGCGTGCCGGGGGTATGAAGGAAGACACGGCAAAGAAAAGCGATGTAAAAGTCATACGAGAGGATCAAGATGGTCAGAGGTTTGTCATAAATGTAGATTTGGATGGGGCCCTCAATGGAGGTGATCTGAGTCAGGATATCCGACTGCTTCCGTCCGATATGGTCTATGTGCCCAGATCATTTTGGTAG